The Desulfoscipio gibsoniae DSM 7213 genome contains a region encoding:
- a CDS encoding helix-turn-helix domain-containing protein has protein sequence MGVYDSIVRGLNEAIEYERDNLKGVKTHTVKISPLPLYKAKEIKKIRISLNLSQVAFANIVGVSKKTVEAWESGRNIPKGSSLRMLEMLDKNGQDMVKRYVITQ, from the coding sequence ATGGGCGTATACGATAGCATTGTTAGAGGGCTTAACGAGGCTATTGAGTATGAAAGGGATAATCTGAAAGGTGTCAAAACCCATACAGTAAAAATATCACCTTTGCCTCTTTATAAGGCAAAGGAAATCAAGAAAATACGTATAAGTTTGAACTTATCTCAAGTTGCGTTTGCAAATATCGTAGGGGTTTCAAAAAAGACAGTAGAGGCTTGGGAGAGCGGAAGAAATATACCTAAAGGGTCTTCTTTAAGAATGCTTGAGATGCTTGATAAAAATGGCCAGGATATGGTTAAAAGATACGTGATTACGCAATAG
- a CDS encoding GNAT family N-acetyltransferase — MNEGNIPMKISVIRTTRTGLKILLRPVEETDKLLVKDFLNNLSVESLRYRFLSLLNNMLDDFLSKFFIFNFNLEIKILVLIERNKKEELVGIGQFHIDSDDSLAEVALVVSDNYQNKGIGRELLTYMMQLAINRGLKGFEGIVLTNNRSILHICATMGFGTFEKTLRSHGVYELKMYF, encoded by the coding sequence GTGAATGAAGGAAATATTCCGATGAAAATAAGCGTTATTAGAACTACGAGAACCGGCCTCAAAATTTTGCTTAGGCCAGTTGAAGAAACAGATAAATTGTTAGTTAAAGATTTTTTAAATAATCTTTCAGTAGAAAGCCTACGCTACCGTTTTTTATCATTATTAAATAATATGTTAGATGACTTTTTGTCAAAATTTTTTATTTTTAATTTTAACTTAGAAATAAAAATTTTGGTCTTAATTGAGAGAAATAAAAAGGAAGAACTTGTAGGAATCGGACAGTTTCATATAGATTCAGATGATTCTTTAGCCGAAGTTGCCCTTGTCGTAAGTGATAATTATCAGAACAAAGGAATTGGCAGGGAATTATTAACATACATGATGCAACTTGCAATAAATAGGGGACTGAAAGGCTTTGAGGGCATTGTACTGACGAACAACAGGTCAATACTACACATATGCGCAACAATGGGTTTTGGTACTTTTGAAAAAACACTTAGATCGCACGGAGTGTATGAATTAAAAATGTATTTTTGA
- a CDS encoding LysE family translocator, which yields MQNIVSYLTITTVMVMMPGTDTTMVVKNTLAKGVKGGQATTLGIASGLVVHTMTAILGLSAIISSSPLLFEIIKYAGVAYLFYLGVTTLVSTKRGLASTIATTSNEVVTDIDYSQNKSSYIQGLFSNVLNPKSFVFYFTFLPQFIETNKNYFTQLVFLASILIIFAMVWFFILTFLLDLVRVWLKKPIIITTIQRVLGGILIIFAFKLVLEKI from the coding sequence ATGCAAAATATTGTTTCTTATTTAACGATTACAACAGTGATGGTTATGATGCCCGGTACAGATACTACGATGGTGGTTAAAAATACCTTGGCAAAAGGAGTTAAAGGCGGTCAGGCAACTACTCTTGGAATTGCTTCAGGACTTGTTGTGCATACAATGACGGCAATATTGGGACTTTCTGCAATTATATCAAGCTCGCCTCTATTGTTTGAAATAATCAAATATGCAGGCGTGGCATATCTATTTTATCTTGGTGTTACCACGCTGGTTTCCACTAAGCGTGGGTTGGCTTCCACAATTGCCACGACAAGCAATGAAGTGGTAACTGATATTGACTATAGCCAAAACAAATCCAGTTATATACAAGGTTTATTTTCAAACGTTTTAAACCCGAAGTCTTTTGTTTTTTATTTCACTTTCCTTCCACAATTTATTGAAACAAATAAAAATTATTTTACACAACTTGTATTTCTTGCAAGCATTCTAATAATTTTTGCTATGGTATGGTTCTTTATTTTGACCTTTCTTCTTGACCTTGTCAGAGTCTGGCTCAAAAAACCTATTATCATAACTACTATTCAACGTGTCTTAGGTGGAATATTGATTATTTTTGCATTTAAGCTAGTATTGGAAAAGATATAA
- a CDS encoding response regulator yields MYYDLGKKDLPRILVVDDVLANLNLLTDILTNHGYQVRPANSGKLAMRFMAVELPDLILLDVKMPEMNGYEVCRHLKADERSRNIPVIFISALDNVTDKVHGFNAGGVDYITKPFQAEEVLARIKTHLSLRRLQRQLEERNIQLRQEIAWRKQMEKALQESEEKYRTVFETTGSATAIIEEDTTISLVNEGFCKISGYSKEEINDKKKFREFFVDDDLIRVEKYHRLRRVAPNQVPNSYESRFIDRQGNIRNILINVALIPGTKKSVASITDITDFKQMEKEIVRLDRLKLIGEMAAGIAHEIRNPMTTVRGFLQYYKSKKEFEQNREHFDLMIEELDRANSIITEYLSVAKSKSADLKLHNFNQIVETLLPLIQADAINSNKYIQLELSEIADLLLDEKDIRQLIINLVRNGLEAMSPGGHLTIRTFTDDDEVVLSVQDQGLGISNANIEKIGTPFFTTKDNGTGLGLALCYSIAARHNAIINIQTGPNGTTFLVRFKINGSVNLFV; encoded by the coding sequence ATGTATTATGATTTAGGGAAAAAAGATTTACCCCGTATTCTTGTTGTTGACGATGTGCTGGCTAACCTCAATCTGCTTACGGATATTCTTACCAACCATGGCTATCAAGTGCGTCCCGCCAACAGCGGAAAATTGGCAATGAGATTTATGGCGGTGGAGTTACCGGATCTTATCCTTCTTGATGTTAAAATGCCGGAAATGAATGGATATGAAGTTTGCCGGCATCTCAAAGCCGACGAACGGAGCCGTAATATACCGGTAATATTCATCAGCGCCCTTGACAATGTTACCGACAAAGTCCACGGTTTTAATGCTGGAGGAGTTGACTACATCACCAAGCCCTTTCAGGCAGAAGAGGTGTTGGCCAGGATTAAAACACACCTGTCATTACGTCGTTTGCAAAGGCAATTAGAAGAGCGAAATATTCAACTGCGACAGGAGATTGCCTGGCGCAAGCAGATGGAGAAAGCGCTTCAGGAATCGGAAGAAAAGTACCGGACCGTTTTTGAAACCACCGGTTCCGCTACAGCAATTATTGAGGAAGATACAACCATATCATTGGTTAATGAAGGATTTTGTAAGATCTCCGGTTATTCTAAGGAAGAAATAAATGATAAGAAAAAGTTCAGAGAATTCTTTGTTGACGATGATCTTATAAGAGTTGAGAAGTATCATCGTTTGCGAAGGGTTGCTCCGAATCAAGTTCCTAATAGCTATGAATCTCGGTTTATTGACAGACAGGGCAATATTAGAAATATCCTAATAAATGTTGCCCTGATTCCGGGAACAAAGAAAAGTGTGGCATCCATAACGGATATTACAGATTTCAAGCAAATGGAAAAGGAAATCGTTCGCCTTGACCGGTTGAAATTAATAGGAGAAATGGCTGCTGGGATTGCTCACGAAATTAGAAACCCGATGACCACTGTACGCGGTTTTTTGCAGTATTATAAAAGTAAAAAAGAATTTGAGCAGAATAGGGAACATTTTGATCTCATGATCGAAGAACTAGACAGGGCTAATTCAATAATCACGGAATACCTGTCTGTGGCCAAGAGCAAATCTGCAGATTTAAAGCTCCATAACTTTAATCAAATCGTGGAGACCTTGTTGCCGTTAATTCAAGCTGACGCCATAAACTCGAACAAGTATATTCAATTAGAACTGTCGGAGATTGCGGATTTACTTTTGGACGAAAAAGATATTCGCCAACTGATTATTAATCTTGTTCGAAACGGGTTGGAAGCGATGTCTCCTGGTGGACACCTAACAATAAGAACATTCACTGATGATGATGAAGTAGTATTATCGGTGCAGGACCAGGGTTTGGGAATAAGCAATGCAAATATAGAGAAAATTGGCACACCTTTTTTCACTACCAAAGATAACGGTACAGGTTTAGGGCTTGCTTTGTGTTACAGTATCGCTGCGCGGCATAATGCTATAATAAATATACAAACCGGTCCTAATGGTACTACCTTTCTTGTCCGATTCAAAATTAATGGGTCTGTCAACCTTTTTGTGTAA
- a CDS encoding RNA-guided endonuclease InsQ/TnpB family protein — MLLTEKVVLSPTPKQEQWLWQMSMAATELYNIALQQRRWHFYRHHGTAQSLSYTYQNSQLVELKKAFPCFKQLYSLVAQEVLRLVNKDYRSFWGRLKNQRLNGDEVTARPPWFKSALKYFTLPYIQSGFELDGEYLVVSGGMESYKTSKGKTKRRQYKERIKIEGYRNLPDNIHSLTISYEKGKYYANLVYEITPAKLGSERPLKVVAFDPGVKTFLTGATDSGCLIEVHSTVNRSTRYFDKEIDLVKSKLDRCKKGSRRWKRLKKALSTLYQRRAGQVNGTLHATAKLLANSRHDIISVGSPNKLGMVSSDPVKGKGNQRINRAVQNNWPHKKFLGYLGYKTESRGKYTHKADERYSTQTCSNCGNRQKLKPTIRTYKCPKCTMVLGRDDNAAINLLNNLLTSFYRPKVNYRDYRKKIYSRTLSGQWYVAYKKVG, encoded by the coding sequence GTGCTGCTTACTGAGAAGGTCGTCCTTTCACCGACCCCAAAACAGGAACAGTGGCTCTGGCAAATGAGCATGGCCGCCACAGAGCTGTATAATATCGCCCTGCAACAGCGCAGGTGGCACTTTTACCGGCATCACGGCACCGCCCAAAGCCTAAGTTATACCTACCAGAACAGCCAACTGGTAGAGTTAAAAAAAGCGTTCCCTTGCTTCAAACAACTTTACAGCCTGGTCGCCCAAGAGGTCCTGAGGCTAGTTAACAAAGACTATCGTTCATTCTGGGGCCGTTTAAAAAACCAGCGGCTAAACGGCGATGAGGTTACCGCACGGCCACCCTGGTTCAAAAGTGCACTTAAATACTTTACGCTACCCTATATTCAAAGCGGTTTTGAGCTGGACGGTGAATATTTGGTAGTTTCCGGCGGCATGGAGTCTTATAAAACCAGCAAAGGCAAAACAAAGCGTCGTCAGTATAAAGAACGCATCAAGATCGAAGGCTACCGTAACCTGCCGGACAATATCCATAGTCTGACCATCTCCTACGAGAAGGGCAAATATTATGCCAACCTGGTGTATGAAATAACCCCTGCCAAGCTGGGCAGCGAACGCCCCCTAAAGGTTGTCGCCTTTGACCCCGGCGTTAAGACGTTCCTGACCGGGGCCACCGACAGCGGGTGCCTTATAGAGGTACACTCTACCGTTAATCGCAGCACCAGGTACTTCGACAAAGAAATCGACCTCGTAAAATCCAAGCTCGACCGGTGCAAGAAAGGTTCCCGGCGCTGGAAGAGACTAAAAAAAGCGCTAAGCACACTTTATCAGCGTCGTGCGGGCCAGGTTAACGGTACCCTGCACGCCACAGCAAAACTACTGGCTAACAGCCGTCACGATATTATTTCCGTTGGTAGTCCCAACAAACTGGGGATGGTATCAAGCGACCCGGTCAAAGGTAAAGGCAACCAACGTATCAACCGTGCCGTACAGAATAACTGGCCCCATAAGAAGTTCCTCGGCTACCTCGGCTATAAGACAGAAAGCCGCGGTAAGTATACTCACAAAGCCGACGAACGGTATAGCACCCAGACGTGCTCTAATTGCGGCAACCGGCAGAAACTCAAGCCCACGATACGCACCTACAAATGCCCCAAATGCACTATGGTGCTAGGTAGGGACGATAACGCCGCAATCAACCTGCTGAATAACTTATTAACCAGCTTCTACAGGCCGAAAGTGAACTACAGGGACTATCGTAAGAAGATATATAGCCGTACCCTAAGTGGTCAGTGGTATGTGGCCTATAAGAAGGTTGGCTAA
- a CDS encoding GntR family transcriptional regulator has protein sequence MPVPENFETPARLSAKDRAFSQLQAWIIDGTLHAGEKLNDTELSRALGISRTPVREALQLLATQGFVEMYPGKETRVTVIEPKDISKVLPPLAVLQALSAELATSIIDEKTFEQLRSINKAFADALSISDYYSALKLDEQFHECIVKIINNPYMMNIIAMLQAHVRRLFFYKTIILSKTSIEEHEVIIKAFENRDKELASKVMKNNWLRPIDDFFQYNNSLK, from the coding sequence ATGCCAGTACCTGAAAACTTTGAGACACCTGCTCGATTATCCGCCAAAGACCGTGCTTTCTCTCAACTGCAAGCATGGATTATAGATGGTACTCTTCACGCAGGAGAAAAGCTAAATGATACAGAACTATCCAGGGCTTTAGGAATAAGTCGCACACCTGTTCGTGAAGCATTACAACTACTTGCGACTCAAGGCTTTGTAGAAATGTATCCTGGCAAGGAAACAAGAGTCACCGTAATTGAGCCGAAGGATATTTCAAAAGTACTACCGCCGTTGGCTGTGTTGCAGGCTTTATCTGCTGAGTTGGCTACTTCTATCATTGATGAAAAAACATTTGAACAGTTACGGAGTATTAACAAGGCTTTTGCGGATGCATTATCTATCTCCGATTATTATTCTGCTCTAAAACTCGACGAGCAGTTCCATGAATGTATTGTTAAAATAATCAATAACCCATATATGATGAATATTATTGCAATGCTCCAAGCCCATGTTCGCCGTTTATTTTTCTATAAGACTATCATATTATCAAAAACTTCTATTGAGGAGCATGAGGTAATTATTAAAGCATTTGAAAATAGAGATAAAGAGTTAGCCTCTAAGGTTATGAAAAACAACTGGTTAAGACCTATTGATGATTTTTTTCAATATAACAATAGCTTAAAATAA
- a CDS encoding PAS domain-containing hybrid sensor histidine kinase/response regulator has translation MNFEMSALKQLIGSHEDWLMKRLFHYAIKRNYAEGSAALEEAWRNCVAGLSGAILEGIDTKYPNFEFGPEHNFRKDPLCRFIVDTAKRHRERGVSLQMFHGLMVYYKEAWLDLVRYAKFDKAYENECLHIVTRMFDHFMIAFCSEWSETEQSGQIEELQIRNRRIIVEKNRFLTIFESVPNPVFIIDDEHKIVNFNFAAAVMINAAESHGDQYYYSGENPPDAPVENANPIIGKKITCFFPWLTDDLNAFIAGNESSVSLEMKVETNKGVQYFSIKLSRRVDVSKTFLGGIIIFEDITEKKLVLEELRKAKEAAEAANQAKSVFLANMSHELRTPMNAILGYSQLMQREEGLQAEHREYLNIINRSGEHLLALINDVLEISKIEARRISLKPITSDIHILLYDLEKMFRIRTNAKDLQFNLNGINEIPRYIIADENKLRQILINLLGNAVKFTREGGINVRVAAIHEQDKIHLAVEVEDTGMGIEESEQDKLFQYFEQTASGRKMQGGTGLGLVISREYARMMDGDITVRSQFGKGSIFRLEIVAKEGRAADVAGISDKYRVIGLEAGQGKPRILIAEDDSDSRSLLVRLLRRIGFEVREADNGLEAIEVFAQWQPHFIWMDLRMPIMDGLEATKKIRAMQEGAYVPIVILSASVLEEEIQPILKDGCTDFVRKPYREQDIFEAMARYLGIKYVYEGLSGEEPMEVDYNVEQLIKSLSPALYNELHDAVLRLNANKIEEVIDKIIMEDAVLGSIFKKNAEQLDYDRILTVLEN, from the coding sequence ATGAATTTCGAAATGTCAGCGTTAAAACAACTGATTGGAAGCCACGAAGACTGGTTGATGAAAAGGCTGTTTCACTATGCTATTAAACGCAATTATGCAGAGGGTTCGGCTGCGCTTGAAGAGGCATGGCGCAATTGTGTCGCCGGACTTTCCGGCGCCATCTTAGAAGGCATTGATACAAAATACCCTAACTTCGAATTTGGACCCGAGCATAATTTTAGGAAGGATCCATTATGTCGTTTTATTGTGGATACAGCCAAGAGACACCGGGAAAGAGGCGTCAGTCTGCAGATGTTTCATGGACTGATGGTCTATTATAAAGAAGCTTGGCTGGATTTGGTCAGATATGCTAAATTCGATAAAGCGTATGAAAATGAATGCTTGCATATAGTTACCCGCATGTTCGACCATTTTATGATTGCATTTTGCTCCGAATGGTCTGAGACTGAGCAAAGCGGGCAAATAGAAGAACTGCAAATTCGGAATCGAAGAATAATAGTAGAAAAAAACAGATTTTTAACAATCTTTGAAAGCGTGCCTAACCCGGTATTTATTATAGACGATGAACACAAAATCGTTAATTTTAATTTTGCCGCAGCGGTAATGATAAATGCTGCCGAAAGTCATGGCGATCAATATTACTATTCAGGGGAGAACCCTCCGGACGCCCCGGTTGAAAATGCTAATCCGATTATTGGCAAAAAGATTACCTGTTTCTTTCCCTGGCTGACCGATGATCTTAATGCTTTTATCGCCGGTAATGAGTCCTCCGTCAGCTTAGAGATGAAGGTGGAAACAAATAAGGGAGTTCAATATTTTAGCATTAAGTTATCGAGAAGGGTAGATGTAAGTAAAACTTTCCTTGGCGGTATTATTATCTTTGAAGATATTACCGAGAAAAAGCTGGTTTTAGAGGAATTGCGGAAGGCGAAAGAAGCTGCTGAAGCGGCCAATCAAGCTAAGAGCGTTTTTCTTGCCAATATGAGCCATGAACTTCGTACGCCGATGAATGCTATTTTAGGGTATTCACAGTTGATGCAAAGAGAAGAGGGCTTGCAAGCCGAACACCGAGAGTATTTAAATATCATCAATCGCAGCGGAGAACATCTTTTGGCTTTGATTAATGATGTGTTGGAGATATCCAAAATTGAAGCCCGGCGTATTAGTTTAAAACCTATTACATCTGACATTCATATCCTTCTTTATGACTTGGAAAAGATGTTTCGGATCAGAACTAATGCCAAGGATTTACAGTTTAATTTGAATGGTATTAATGAAATCCCGCGTTATATAATAGCTGATGAGAATAAGTTGCGTCAGATATTAATCAATCTACTGGGAAATGCAGTTAAATTTACCCGGGAAGGCGGTATTAACGTACGGGTGGCGGCAATTCATGAACAAGATAAAATACATTTGGCAGTAGAAGTTGAAGATACGGGTATGGGAATCGAAGAAAGTGAGCAGGACAAATTATTTCAATATTTTGAACAAACAGCCAGTGGTAGGAAAATGCAAGGTGGAACTGGTTTGGGGTTGGTTATAAGCCGAGAGTACGCCCGGATGATGGACGGTGATATCACTGTAAGAAGCCAATTTGGCAAAGGCAGCATTTTTCGTTTGGAGATAGTTGCCAAGGAGGGAAGGGCTGCCGATGTTGCAGGAATATCTGATAAATACCGTGTAATTGGCTTGGAGGCTGGGCAAGGAAAGCCCCGTATACTGATTGCGGAAGATGATTCTGATAGCCGGAGTTTACTTGTTCGTCTTCTCAGGAGAATTGGTTTTGAAGTGCGGGAAGCCGATAATGGCTTGGAAGCGATAGAGGTTTTCGCGCAGTGGCAACCTCATTTTATTTGGATGGACCTTCGCATGCCGATAATGGACGGGCTTGAAGCAACTAAAAAAATTCGTGCTATGCAAGAGGGCGCATACGTTCCAATTGTCATACTTTCGGCAAGTGTGTTGGAAGAAGAAATACAACCTATTCTAAAAGATGGTTGTACTGATTTTGTACGGAAGCCTTACCGTGAACAGGATATTTTTGAAGCTATGGCTAGGTATCTAGGGATCAAATATGTTTATGAAGGATTATCCGGGGAAGAGCCTATGGAAGTTGATTACAATGTTGAGCAACTCATTAAATCCTTGTCTCCTGCGCTTTATAACGAATTACATGATGCGGTTTTGCGACTGAATGCCAATAAAATAGAAGAAGTGATTGATAAAATTATCATGGAAGATGCTGTTCTTGGTAGTATATTCAAAAAAAATGCTGAACAATTGGACTATGATAGGATATTGACGGTACTTGAAAATTAG
- a CDS encoding alkaline phosphatase encodes MKFYNLKKKATSLILSGSLLLTAAMPNAALAKDLVAQDKPLAKNIIVMISDGCGYNQLDTASMYQYGKTGGQVYEHFPVKYGMSTYSEGSYDPNLAWGSFDYVKSGATDSAAAATAMSTGVKTYDAAIGVGIDGTSLKHVAERAEELGKATGVVTSVQLSHATPAGFVAHNASRNDYSGIANEMIKDSATDVIMGAGNPWFDNNGQQITAPNTFKYVGGEATWQGLVDGTLEVADANGDGIADPWTLIQTKDEFIDLIDDKTPERVIGVPQVFTTLQQGRSGDDKAEPYAVPMNQNAPTLAEMTKGALNVLDNDSDGFFLMIEGGAIDWAGHANQSGRVIEEEIDFNKSVEAVVDWVKENSNWGETLLIVTGDHETGYLTGPGSDPTWEPLVNNNAGNLPGMQWNSGSHTNSLIPFFAKGDAARLFKSYADETDPVRGKYIDNIEIAKVIFEIMK; translated from the coding sequence ATGAAATTTTATAATTTAAAAAAGAAAGCAACTTCCTTGATTCTATCTGGCAGTTTACTTTTAACCGCTGCAATGCCCAACGCAGCCCTGGCTAAAGACCTGGTGGCGCAGGATAAACCTCTGGCAAAAAATATTATTGTAATGATCAGTGATGGATGTGGTTATAATCAACTTGACACCGCCAGCATGTATCAATACGGCAAAACTGGCGGTCAGGTGTACGAGCACTTCCCGGTTAAATACGGTATGAGCACTTACTCTGAAGGTTCATATGATCCTAACCTGGCTTGGGGCAGCTTTGATTATGTAAAAAGCGGCGCTACTGATTCAGCGGCTGCTGCCACGGCCATGTCCACCGGCGTAAAAACTTACGATGCGGCTATCGGCGTAGGCATCGATGGTACTTCTTTAAAACACGTTGCCGAGCGGGCGGAAGAATTGGGCAAAGCTACCGGCGTAGTCACCAGTGTCCAATTAAGTCACGCTACCCCTGCTGGTTTTGTGGCACATAATGCTAGTCGTAATGATTATTCCGGAATTGCTAACGAAATGATCAAAGATAGTGCAACCGATGTTATTATGGGTGCTGGAAACCCATGGTTTGACAATAACGGGCAACAGATAACTGCTCCTAATACCTTTAAATATGTTGGCGGAGAAGCGACCTGGCAAGGTTTGGTAGATGGGACCCTTGAAGTTGCCGATGCTAACGGTGACGGTATTGCTGACCCCTGGACACTAATACAAACAAAAGATGAGTTTATTGATTTAATTGATGATAAAACCCCTGAGCGAGTCATTGGCGTACCCCAAGTCTTTACAACACTTCAACAAGGCCGTAGTGGCGATGACAAAGCTGAACCTTACGCCGTACCAATGAACCAAAATGCACCCACCCTGGCTGAAATGACTAAGGGTGCCTTAAACGTGCTGGACAATGACTCTGACGGTTTCTTCCTGATGATAGAAGGCGGAGCGATTGACTGGGCCGGCCATGCCAACCAGTCTGGCCGTGTTATTGAAGAAGAAATTGATTTTAATAAATCTGTGGAAGCAGTGGTAGATTGGGTTAAAGAGAACAGTAATTGGGGTGAAACCTTATTGATAGTAACCGGGGACCATGAAACCGGCTACCTTACCGGCCCTGGATCAGACCCTACCTGGGAGCCCCTGGTAAACAATAACGCCGGAAACTTACCGGGTATGCAATGGAACAGCGGCAGTCATACCAACAGTCTAATTCCGTTCTTTGCCAAGGGTGATGCTGCCAGGTTATTTAAGAGTTATGCAGATGAAACTGACCCTGTCCGCGGCAAATATATTGACAACATTGAAATAGCTAAGGTTATATTTGAGATTATGAAATAG
- the tnpA gene encoding IS200/IS605 family transposase: MKNQTWKSTGTAVYNINYHFVWSTKYRKKALTPPIEETLKAVIIDLCEGHGYELITMEVMPDHVHIFLSAPPKIAPAVIAKILKGASARMLFTQHPELKKKLWGGHLWNPSYYVGTAGDMSKETIQRYIETQKEGGEAGAAY, from the coding sequence ATGAAAAACCAAACTTGGAAGTCAACAGGCACAGCAGTTTACAACATCAACTATCACTTTGTATGGTCAACCAAGTATCGCAAAAAAGCGCTAACACCGCCCATCGAAGAAACCCTAAAGGCGGTTATCATTGACCTTTGCGAGGGGCACGGATATGAGCTAATCACAATGGAGGTGATGCCGGATCATGTGCATATTTTCCTATCCGCGCCCCCGAAGATAGCCCCGGCGGTAATTGCTAAAATACTCAAAGGAGCCAGTGCCAGGATGCTATTCACCCAGCACCCGGAGCTAAAGAAGAAACTATGGGGCGGTCACCTGTGGAACCCGTCCTATTACGTGGGTACCGCCGGTGACATGTCCAAAGAGACTATCCAGCGCTATATCGAAACCCAAAAGGAAGGCGGTGAAGCCGGTGCTGCTTACTGA